The genomic stretch CAAAGATTTACAGACGAGGTCGTCAGACCGAGCGAAGTAGGGTGGGGTAGTTGATGGAGGCTACATCCCACTGTGTAACGGTATGTCCTTTTAATCCGATATATCGAACGCTTCGGTAAATTTATGACTTTTAGCGAGCAAATACCTCATAGAGGTCAGTCGCTGGTACTGACACGTATGAACAGAGGTGAGCTGTCCTTAGATGAACCGCAATACTCTCGAATCCGTGGTAGATTCAGTTCACGACTCGACAGAGTCCCGAAGAGACGGTATACGTCGGTCGGATGGCAAGACTGGACTCGTACTCTCGTGTTCGATGCGAGGCTGCGAACCCAGCGGGTCGCCCTGGCCTGTCGACAGTAGCTGGAGTCTCCTGACTCTCCAGACCCTCGCAAACCAGGCACGGAGCCGGTACGCTCGTCACGACGACTACGAGGAGGTTATCAACCGCGACATAGGACGTCTCAAGAAACAGTACGACATCTCAGCAGTGCTTATAGCCGGACACACTGACTGTAGGGTTCTCGAAGACGCCTACGAGAACTGGGTTGGATCTACTTCGGACTCACGTGTCGGGATCGAGACGAGACTTGAGCCTCTCTGTTCGGTCGTCGGAGACGGATTCGAGGAGGGGGTTCTGACGGAGTCGATGTCACCCAGAACGGTACGTCACCGACTCGCGGAGTACAACGTCTGCCGCCAATCCGAGTTCCTCAACGAGGTGTTTCCTTCCTCAGTCACAGTCGCTGGCTATGTTCACGACCAAGACGGTGTGTACGGCTCTTTTCCCGACAGACGGTATCTAGTCGCCTTCAATGGTCAGACCCGTCCACGGACAATCCGGAGCCGTATCCCCGACGACACGTCGGTTCGGGTGGGAAGTCTCCTGACACCCTCTCCGGCTTAGCTTAGACTTAGGCTGCTGAGTCTTTGGCTCGGCTCTGGGGCTCAGCCCTGACAGCTTTTCCCGTGAACCATCACGAAAAATCACAGGATTAATAAAGCTGCTTTCGAACAACCTGTGAATATAGATAGGTTTAATAGGCAATCTGTTCGTAATACAGATGAAAACGACCATAACGGTATATGACTCGTCAGTATTTCCGAGACGAGTCGTGAAGCCGACTCAACTATGTCACGAAGCACATCAAAGAAGACGGTGGGATCGCTCTCAGACACGAAAACAGAGTCGCCGTTCGTCCCTGTCGCATTAACCTGGCTCGTCTGGTCGCTCTTCGTCGTAAGTACGGCTGGACTCGTTGCCCGGGTCGTCTTCGACCTAAGACTCCGGCTTCCCGGAGTACTCGAAGTCGACGGACTGACTCTTCTGATGTGGACGGTTGTGACCTTCTTCAGCGGTATCGTCCACAGCTACTCACGCCGCTACATGGCAGGTAGCAGACATAAGACGGACTTCTTCGCGACTGTGTTCGGTTTTACTCTAGTCGTAATGGGACTCGTCGCGGCAGACCATATCGCCCTCTTCGGATCACTCTGGATGGTGATGGGTCTGCTGATGGCGAGACTCATCGGTACCATCAGAGGCTGGCAACACGCACAGGCTGCTGCGACGGTTGCGCGTAACTACTTCGTCGCCAGCAGTGGCTTCCTCAGTGTCGCCCTCGCAGCCCTGTGGTGGGCGACTGGCGAGACCACTGTCTCCGGAATCACGGCGTCGACACCAGCCATAGATGGACCTCTTCTGGCAGTCGCTGCCGGGGCTCTGATCCTCGCGGCGATGATCCAGTCGGCACTCATACCGTTCCATACGTGGCTACTTGGATCGATGACGGCACCTACACCAGCCTCGGCACTGATGCACGCCGGCTTCGTCAACGCAGGAGGAGTTCTTTTCGTTCGGTTTGCTCCTGTCATCACCGTCGATCCGACTATAATGCTCGTGATAACCGTCGTCGGTGCTCTGAGTGCCTTGCTGGGTAAGCTGTTTAAGTCGGTTCAGGTCGACACCAAGTCCCGGCTAGGCTGTTCGACCGTCGGACAGATGGGATTCATGATTATGCAAGCCGGACTCGGATTTTTCGGTGCCGCGATCACCCATCTGATTCTCCACGGCTTTTACAAAGCCTACATGTTCCTTTCGTCTGGCGAGGAGGTCGAACACACCAAGCCCACCGACAAGTCTCATACGAAGAAGACTCTCGGCGTAGCCGGAGGCGTCGTAACCGTGGCGGCTGGACTCGCGGGCGGTGTCGTCTTCGCCGCACTCACCGGAAAGGGAACGAGCCTCGACAGTGGGCTCCTCCTCAACGGACTCATCGTTCTGACGATGTTACACGCGACTCAGGGTGCTGTGAGTAACACAGACCTTCCGGCTACGTATCGGTACGGGGTCGCACCACTCGTCTCGCTGACCGCGGTCGCTGTCTACGGATTAGTCTATACCGCGATCAAACACGTCATGGTGGATGTCCCGACGGTCACGGCACCCGCCGAACTCACGGCTGTTCACGCGGTCGTGGCTGCGGGTTTCCTGGGAACCTACATCGCAATCGAGACCGGCGTATACCGACGTAGTGAACGTCTTTACGTGGCGTTTGTGAATGCCACTCAGGCACCGTCTAAGACATTACTGACTTCGAAGGAGGACTACAATGAGTACTGAAACAGACACAGATATCCACGGTAGCATCGAAGCCACAGCTGACAAGGTCGGTTCGGTCTGGCCCCTACACTCGTTCGTAACCGCAAATCCGCTTTCGGGGTTCGAGGATCAGCCGTTCCACGAGGCAGTTGAGGAGGGCGCGCGGCTGTTCGGAGGCGACGGCTACCCTAGTGCCGAGGTCTTCCGCCGGGCGTGGGAGAACGGGGATATCGAGACCGAAC from Candidatus Afararchaeum irisae encodes the following:
- a CDS encoding proton-conducting transporter membrane subunit, whose translation is MSRSTSKKTVGSLSDTKTESPFVPVALTWLVWSLFVVSTAGLVARVVFDLRLRLPGVLEVDGLTLLMWTVVTFFSGIVHSYSRRYMAGSRHKTDFFATVFGFTLVVMGLVAADHIALFGSLWMVMGLLMARLIGTIRGWQHAQAAATVARNYFVASSGFLSVALAALWWATGETTVSGITASTPAIDGPLLAVAAGALILAAMIQSALIPFHTWLLGSMTAPTPASALMHAGFVNAGGVLFVRFAPVITVDPTIMLVITVVGALSALLGKLFKSVQVDTKSRLGCSTVGQMGFMIMQAGLGFFGAAITHLILHGFYKAYMFLSSGEEVEHTKPTDKSHTKKTLGVAGGVVTVAAGLAGGVVFAALTGKGTSLDSGLLLNGLIVLTMLHATQGAVSNTDLPATYRYGVAPLVSLTAVAVYGLVYTAIKHVMVDVPTVTAPAELTAVHAVVAAGFLGTYIAIETGVYRRSERLYVAFVNATQAPSKTLLTSKEDYNEY
- a CDS encoding PadR family transcriptional regulator — protein: MNRNTLESVVDSVHDSTESRRDGIRRSDGKTGLVLSCSMRGCEPSGSPWPVDSSWSLLTLQTLANQARSRYARHDDYEEVINRDIGRLKKQYDISAVLIAGHTDCRVLEDAYENWVGSTSDSRVGIETRLEPLCSVVGDGFEEGVLTESMSPRTVRHRLAEYNVCRQSEFLNEVFPSSVTVAGYVHDQDGVYGSFPDRRYLVAFNGQTRPRTIRSRIPDDTSVRVGSLLTPSPA